The sequence GGCCCAGTCCAGCCAACTCAGCCAGTCGGGCAGAGAGGCCATCAGTTGATCGATCCACAGGGTCAGTTGCTGGAACAGCCAGTAGAAGGCCAGGGAGAAGAGCACCAGGTTGACGGACAGGGGCAGCAAAACAAAGCGGCGAAGCCCCTTGGTGCGGATCAGTTCAAAGCCCTTGATGAAGTAGGTGGCGCCGCTGGCGCCCGCTGGCAATATAGGTCGGTTCATAAACTCTGCATAAAAACTCGCTAGTTAGCCCCATTTTGATGGCTGACTGTGGAAAAGGTCAACAATGGGGTTGTTGCTGGCTGTTACAAAAGCCCCGGGGTTTTGATAGAGTGGACCATCAAAAAAATCCCGTTGAAATTGTTGAGAAATTAATCGTCCGATGCGGCTGAAACAGATAAAACTGGCCGGATTTAAGTCCTTTGCGGATCCCACCAAGGTGCCCTTTCCTGCGCAGATGACCGCCATTGTCGGCCCGAACGGCTGTGGCAAGTCCAATGTGATCGATGCAGTGCGCTGGGTGCTGGGAGAGAGCAGTGCCAAAAATCTGCGCGGCGATGCCATGACGGACGTGATTTTTAATGGCTCCGGCAGTCGCCAGCCCAGCTCTGTGGCCAGCGTGGAGCTGGTGTTCGACAACAGCTCGGGCCGGGTAGGCGGTCAATTTGCCAATTTCGCCGAGGTTTCCATCAAGCGTCAGGTGAACCGCGACGCCCAGTCCAGCTACTTTCTCAACGGCAACAAATGCCGTCGACGGGACATCACCGACATCTTTATGGGCACCGGATTGGGGCCCAGAAGCTACGCCATTATCGAGCAGGGGATGATCTCCCGCCTCATCGAATCACGCCCTCAGGAGCTAAGGGTGTTCATCGAGGAAGCCGCCGGCATCTCCAAGTACAAGGAGCGTCGCCGGGAGACGGAGAACCGCATCAAGCACACCAGGGAAAACCTGGAGCGACTGGCAGACGTGCGCAGCGAACTGGGCTCCCAGCTTGAGCGCCTGCAGCGCCAGGCCGACGCCGCCCGTCGTTATCGTACTCACAAAGCCAATGAACGCACCCTGCAAAATCAGCTGTTTGCCTTGCGCTGGCGGGAGCTCAGTGACCGCATGACCGAGTTGGAAACCCAGCTTGGCCAGAAAGAGACCGAGCACCAGCAGTGTCAGTCGGCCCAGCAGGGGGACATCAGCGCCATCCTGACCCTTGAGCAGTCCCAAAGCGACATCAAGGCACAGCTGACCCAGCAGCAGCAGGGGCTTTACCTGGCCACCAGTGAAGTGACCAAGCTGGAGCAGCAAATTCTTCACGGCCGTCAGCGTCATCAGCAACTGGAAGAGGAGCTCAGGCGCACTCAGGCCCAGTTAGATGGGGATGAGGGGCGCCGCCAGGCGCTGCATGAGGAGCGCGAGGAGCTGGCCGAACAGCTGGAGATGCTGGAGCCGGAAGTGGAGATGGCCGCCGAGTCCCTGATGATGCTGGAGGAGGAGCTGGAGCAGCTTCTGGAGTCCGGCAGCGATCAGCAGGGTCAGCTGCAGCAGGCGCAGCACCAGGTCAGCGACCTGACCCGCCAGCGGGACGTCTGCCGCACCCAGCAGGCGGCGGTGGCCAGGGAACAAGAGCAGCTGATTCAGCGTCAGGCACGCATTCAGGGCCAACAATTGCCTGAGGCACAGGAGAGCCAGCAGCAGTTGGAGCAGGCACAAGCCCGTAAAGAGGCCCTCAGCGACGAGGTGCAGCTGCGCCAGGAGGAGCTGGCAGAACACAAGCAGCTGGCGGCAGAGTGCGCCGACCGTCGGCGCGACACCGAAGCCGGCCTGCAGCAGGAGCGGGAACAGCTGGGGTCGACCCGGGCCGAACTGACCGCCACCCGAACCCTGATTGACGGCCTGCAGCAGCGACTGCCGGCCCCCTATGATGAGCTGCCGCGGGTGTGGCAGCAGATCCAGATTGACAGCCGTTGGCAGGTTGCCCTCGAGCAGGTGCTGGGGGAGTGGCTGCAGGCGGTGATCTCCGATGACACTCAGTTGCCCCAGGGGCTGATGGCCCTCTCCCAGGCTGACTGCGGCCCGGCCCATGGCCACTCCCTGCTGGCCAAGGTGGACTCCCCCCTGAACCTGGCCCCCTGGCTGGGTCAGGTACTCTGTGTGGACAGCCTGGAGACGGCGCTCCGTCGTCTGCCTCAGCTGGAGCCTCAGCAGTCACTGGTGACCCCAAAGGGAGAGTGGCTCGGTCAGGGGTTTATGCGAATGCCAGGAGGCAGTCAGCGTTCGGTGCTGGCACTCACCGACGATGAATCACGACTGATGGCCCAGGAGCAGGCCCAGGAAGAGGCGCTGGCTCATAAGGCTCAGGCGCTGGAACAGGTGAATGGGCAATTTGCCCAGTGCGAGGCCCGGGTACAGGAGGGCGAGCGGCTGTGCAATCAGCAGCGCAGTGCCCTGATGCAAGCGGAGCTGGAGCTGCAGAAGCTGACGCAGCAGCTGGAGCATCAGGCCCAACAGCGTCAGCAGGCCCTGGAGCAGCTGGAAGAGCTGGCACTGCAGATTGAGCAGGCCGCAGAGCAGTCCATGGAGCTTGAAGAGCAGCAGGAGCAGATTCAGGAGACTCTGGAGCGTCACCAGCAGCGCCTGACCCAGTTGCAGGATGCCCATCACAACCAGAAGGGGCAGAGTGATGCCCTGCGTGCC is a genomic window of Ferrimonas sp. YFM containing:
- the smc gene encoding chromosome segregation protein SMC, with protein sequence MRLKQIKLAGFKSFADPTKVPFPAQMTAIVGPNGCGKSNVIDAVRWVLGESSAKNLRGDAMTDVIFNGSGSRQPSSVASVELVFDNSSGRVGGQFANFAEVSIKRQVNRDAQSSYFLNGNKCRRRDITDIFMGTGLGPRSYAIIEQGMISRLIESRPQELRVFIEEAAGISKYKERRRETENRIKHTRENLERLADVRSELGSQLERLQRQADAARRYRTHKANERTLQNQLFALRWRELSDRMTELETQLGQKETEHQQCQSAQQGDISAILTLEQSQSDIKAQLTQQQQGLYLATSEVTKLEQQILHGRQRHQQLEEELRRTQAQLDGDEGRRQALHEEREELAEQLEMLEPEVEMAAESLMMLEEELEQLLESGSDQQGQLQQAQHQVSDLTRQRDVCRTQQAAVAREQEQLIQRQARIQGQQLPEAQESQQQLEQAQARKEALSDEVQLRQEELAEHKQLAAECADRRRDTEAGLQQEREQLGSTRAELTATRTLIDGLQQRLPAPYDELPRVWQQIQIDSRWQVALEQVLGEWLQAVISDDTQLPQGLMALSQADCGPAHGHSLLAKVDSPLNLAPWLGQVLCVDSLETALRRLPQLEPQQSLVTPKGEWLGQGFMRMPGGSQRSVLALTDDESRLMAQEQAQEEALAHKAQALEQVNGQFAQCEARVQEGERLCNQQRSALMQAELELQKLTQQLEHQAQQRQQALEQLEELALQIEQAAEQSMELEEQQEQIQETLERHQQRLTQLQDAHHNQKGQSDALRARVSQQQSTVQQMTLQRQTLSTRLQGIEAQLGQQQGSAEQWRARLEETREQQQGLLEPLAEWQMELELALDRRAEQEQTIAGLNEQMADVEAQLARIHEANRGQIDRLNALTQVITELKMEHEGLRVQAQGQLDLLAESEVSLKLVLDQLPADAAVAKWQEELTKVRERIKRLGAINLAAIEEFEQQSERKRYLDEQNDDLTEALDTLESAIRKIDRETRQRFKATFDEVNDGLGELFPKVFGGGSAYLALTDDDLLETGVTIMARPPGKKNATIHLLSGGEKALTALSLVFAIFRLNPAPFCMLDEVDAPLDDANVGRFCRLVKEMSETVQFIYISHNKVSMEMADQLTGVTMHEPGASRIVAVNVEEAAAMAQL